GGATCGAGCGGCTCCGGGAAGCCCCGGCAGCGACGTTACGACTGGTCACCGCCGGGGCAGCAATCGCCCTCGTCGGGACAGCCATCGCCGCGAAACTCGCCTTCCCGATCGCCTGGCCGTTGGCCTTTCTGATCGGCGCGCTACTGGTCGCAACCGGGCCGACGGTGATCAGCCCGATCCTCGAGGTCGTGCCCGTCCGGGATCGGGTCGCTGCGGTCCTCGAGACCGAAGGGATCGTCAACGACGTGACGGCCGCGATCACGGCAGTCGTCGTCTTCGAGGTGATCCTGCTGGGCGGGGCAAGCACCGAAGAGTTCATCACGGCGTTTGCGACCCGGCTCGGCGAGGGACTGCTGGTCGGGATCATCGTGGCCGCAGTCGTGTTCTACCTGCTACGGTACGTCGATCTCTCGCCGGGAGACGCCCCCCGGAACGCGCGCTTGCTCGTGCTCGCTGGGGCGATCTTCGCGTTCGCAGGTGCGAACTATCTCGCCAGCGAGGCGGGCGTCGCCGCCGCCGCGACGGCGGGCATTCTGCTGGGCAACACCGACCATCCCTACGAGGAAGAGATTACGGCATTCAAAGGCGACGTGACGCTACTCGTTCTCTCGTTCGTGTTCATCGTCCTCGCTGGGATTCTCGAGGTTGACACGCTCGTGGAAGTTGGAGTCCCCGGATTGCTCGTCGTCGTCGCGGTCGCCGGCGTCATCCGACCGGCACTGGTCTTTTTCTCGACGGTCGGCGGCCGGTTCACCCTGGAGGAACGGGCGTTCATGAGCTTCGTCGGTCCACGGGGGATCATTCCTGCCTCGGTTGCGACGCTGTTTGCCTTGCAGTTGCAGTCACCCAGCGTCGGGATGGCGACCGAAGCGGACATCCTCATCGGGACCGTCTTTCTAGTTATTCTCGTCACGGCTGCAGTCGAAGGCGGCCTGGCGCGTTTCGTCGCACAATACCTGGACGTGATACCGATGCGAGTGATCATCGTCGGGGGCGGCCGCGTCGGCCGGGCCCTCGCGGAACGACTGGAGGATCGGGGAGAAAACGTCGTCATCGTCGAAGGTGACGAGTCACAGATCGAGACCGTCCGCAACGCCGGTTACACCGTCGTTTCGGGTGACGGGACGGATATGGACGTCCTGCGGGACGCCGGCGCGGAGA
The sequence above is drawn from the Halorhabdus sp. CBA1104 genome and encodes:
- a CDS encoding cation:proton antiporter; translated protein: MSAGVDIVVLLVAAIFALGVGAQLLAARLRLPSIIFYIVAGLLIGPVWELIPDQLFGLALPGRPFSLSTFGPDPLAAIVELAVAIIVFEGAYHLRIERLREAPAATLRLVTAGAAIALVGTAIAAKLAFPIAWPLAFLIGALLVATGPTVISPILEVVPVRDRVAAVLETEGIVNDVTAAITAVVVFEVILLGGASTEEFITAFATRLGEGLLVGIIVAAVVFYLLRYVDLSPGDAPRNARLLVLAGAIFAFAGANYLASEAGVAAAATAGILLGNTDHPYEEEITAFKGDVTLLVLSFVFIVLAGILEVDTLVEVGVPGLLVVVAVAGVIRPALVFFSTVGGRFTLEERAFMSFVGPRGIIPASVATLFALQLQSPSVGMATEADILIGTVFLVILVTAAVEGGLARFVAQYLDVIPMRVIIVGGGRVGRALAERLEDRGENVVIVEGDESQIETVRNAGYTVVSGDGTDMDVLRDAGAENAKTIIAATSDDDVNLLVSQLADAHFDVEDVIARVNDPENVRPFEDLGVQTISSSMATAWAIDNQIERPAIANWMTDTNRFGDVQEVTVTNEEILGRPLREVGPELPESCLVALVSRDGETIVPDADYTIESGDKVTLLGKDDAVREGMDFCREQ